Sequence from the Prunus persica cultivar Lovell chromosome G5, Prunus_persica_NCBIv2, whole genome shotgun sequence genome:
CTAATTAAGCCATAAATAGTGACAAGAGCCATGATAAAGGAGTGGTCAACATGAGGCTCCACCACCAAAGTGAACACATCATCTCCCAAAACTACCCCTGACCTTGACTGCTTTCTCTTTGCCTCTGCCACAACTCCTCCATTGCTGTCTGTGACTCTGAATTCTGATGATTTACCACTCAAGCTCTCTAACCTGTAACAGCTGCTATCAGATCTCATGGTTACTTTATAGGAAAACCCTTTCTTTCCAAAAATTGATCTGCAACTTTTTCTCACTTGAAACCATGGCTTATTGTTATTGACACCACTGCTTTTGTAGCCCTTCCAACTTGGAAAAACACACATTTTCATCTCACACAGGGTGAAGAGAAGCTTTCCTTGGAGATCCATGAGATAAACTTCGCTGCTGTGCTTGTTGTCGTAGTTATCGATTCGATACACAATCTCTCCATTCTCATCAAACGCAGTGCATCCGCTTCCTTGCATCACAAGCGATTTCATCCATATAGTGAATGTTTCTCGCTTTGaagttatatatttattattagaaCA
This genomic interval carries:
- the LOC18776503 gene encoding protein LURP-one-related 11, whose product is MAKVHPLIIPSTTDEASSATGFASCSNNKYITSKRETFTIWMKSLVMQGSGCTAFDENGEIVYRIDNYDNKHSSEVYLMDLQGKLLFTLCEMKMCVFPSWKGYKSSGVNNNKPWFQVRKSCRSIFGKKGFSYKVTMRSDSSCYRLESLSGKSSEFRVTDSNGGVVAEAKRKQSRSGVVLGDDVFTLVVEPHVDHSFIMALVTIYGLIRHQI